From the Streptomyces sp. KMM 9044 genome, one window contains:
- a CDS encoding EamA/RhaT family transporter: MSAENGTPDHPAGPSGTPVGPRPEPIRFFGTAWVDHDKGYPARRIGVAVGSLAAAAAACLVLRIAYQGLRIAEVGGFVTLLMVVMFAVCSALAFGHTWEAFKRRPDPDRRRSLRGLLTIGFVGSLLAYFFRSLVEAPGERLHREEYETARTQYEKRTSRRSGNPGKRRRP, encoded by the coding sequence GTGAGCGCAGAGAACGGCACCCCGGACCACCCCGCGGGCCCTTCGGGAACTCCCGTCGGCCCCCGCCCCGAGCCCATCCGCTTCTTCGGGACGGCCTGGGTCGACCACGACAAGGGCTACCCGGCCCGCCGCATCGGCGTCGCCGTCGGCTCGCTCGCCGCCGCGGCCGCCGCCTGCCTCGTTCTGCGCATCGCCTACCAGGGCCTCCGGATCGCCGAGGTCGGCGGTTTCGTCACCCTTCTCATGGTCGTGATGTTCGCGGTCTGCAGCGCCCTCGCGTTCGGGCACACCTGGGAGGCGTTCAAACGGCGGCCCGACCCGGACCGCCGGCGGTCCCTCCGCGGTCTGCTCACCATCGGCTTCGTCGGCTCCCTCCTTGCCTACTTCTTCCGCTCCCTCGTCGAGGCCCCCGGCGAGAGGCTCCACCGCGAGGAGTACGAAACGGCCCGCACCCAGTACGAGAAGCGGACGTCCCGCCGTTCCGGCAACCCCGGGAAGCGCCGCCGCCCGTAA
- a CDS encoding SH3 domain-containing protein — MAVDHAGEAENTVEAESVAAAAARYYPVAPGYRVNVRSGPGTNHAIVRTLPVGAQVPIFCQRPGTTVTGPYGTSNIWCNIDSGQYVSDAYVKTGSDGYVAPRCT; from the coding sequence ATGGCAGTTGACCATGCCGGAGAAGCAGAGAACACCGTCGAGGCCGAGTCGGTCGCGGCGGCGGCCGCGCGGTACTACCCGGTCGCGCCGGGTTACCGGGTCAACGTCCGCAGCGGTCCGGGAACGAACCACGCCATCGTCCGCACCCTGCCCGTGGGCGCGCAGGTGCCGATCTTCTGCCAGCGTCCGGGCACGACCGTCACCGGCCCGTACGGCACGTCGAACATCTGGTGCAACATCGACAGCGGCCAGTACGTCTCGGACGCCTACGTGAAGACCGGCAGCGACGGCTACGTGGCCCCGCGCTGCACCTGA
- a CDS encoding TetR/AcrR family transcriptional regulator, whose amino-acid sequence MTGARAPGGPDVSPGRHGTVPRRRGRPPRTESADTRDRILGAAREEFSEHGYDKTSVRGIAKSAGVDAALVHHYFGTKEQVFEAAVEVAFAPVLEGRQAVLDAPLEEVGERMTRMILGLWENPVTRAPLLAIIRSAVNNETAAGVFRRLVAGQLLRRIAGQLDLADAELRAELAAAQLVGIAMIRYVIKIEPLASADPEQIIRRVAPVVQGHLTGR is encoded by the coding sequence ATGACCGGCGCCCGCGCCCCCGGAGGCCCGGACGTGTCCCCAGGCCGCCACGGCACCGTACCCCGGCGCCGTGGCCGGCCACCGCGCACGGAGTCGGCCGACACCCGCGACCGCATCCTGGGCGCGGCCCGCGAGGAGTTCTCCGAACATGGGTACGACAAGACATCCGTGCGGGGCATCGCCAAGTCGGCCGGGGTCGACGCCGCGCTCGTGCACCACTACTTCGGCACCAAGGAGCAGGTGTTCGAGGCGGCCGTCGAGGTCGCCTTCGCCCCGGTGCTCGAGGGTCGCCAAGCGGTTCTCGACGCTCCGTTGGAGGAGGTCGGGGAGCGGATGACCCGGATGATCCTCGGTCTGTGGGAGAACCCGGTGACCCGGGCTCCGCTGCTCGCGATCATCCGGTCCGCCGTGAACAACGAGACTGCCGCCGGTGTCTTCCGTCGCCTGGTCGCCGGCCAGCTGCTGCGCCGTATCGCGGGGCAGCTCGACCTGGCGGACGCGGAGCTGCGTGCCGAGCTCGCCGCCGCCCAGCTGGTCGGGATCGCGATGATCCGGTACGTGATCAAGATCGAACCGCTGGCCTCGGCCGACCCCGAGCAGATCATCAGACGGGTGGCGCCGGTGGTCCAGGGCCACCTCACCGGCCGCTGA
- the ilvD gene encoding dihydroxy-acid dehydratase, with translation MPELRSRTVTHGRNMAGARALMRASGVPGADIGRKPVVAVANSFTEFVPGHTHLAPVGRIVSEAVVAAGGIPREFNTIAVDDGIAMGHGGMLYSLPSRDLIADSVEYMVEAHCADALICISNCDKITPGMLNAALRLNIPTVFVSGGPMEAGRATLVDGTVRTLDLIDAMVDAANDKISDADVLRIEENACPTCGSCSGMFTANSMNCLTEAIGLSLPGNGSVLATHTARRALYENAARTVMDITRRYYEQDDDTVLPRSVATVAAFENAMALDIAMGGSTNTILHLLAAAQEAEVPFGLTEIDALSRRVPCLAKVAPNVAKSRTYYMEDVHRAGGIPALLGELHRAGLLNEDVYSVHSPTLADWLKTWDIRGGSPSPEAVEMWHAAPGCVRSAEAFSQSERWDTLDEDDEGGCIRSAEHAYSKDGGLAVLRGNLAVDGCVVKTAGVDESIWTFEGPAVVCESQDEAVEKILTKQVKGGDVVVIRYEGPKGGPGMQEMLYPTSYLKSRGLGKACALVTDGRFSGGTSGLSLGHASPEAASGGTIALVEDGDRVRIDIPNRSVELLVDDAELARREQALDGVYAPKNRERKVSAALKAYAAMATSADKGAVRDVSKLG, from the coding sequence ATGCCCGAGCTGAGGTCCCGCACAGTCACCCACGGCCGCAACATGGCGGGCGCGCGCGCCCTGATGCGAGCCTCCGGCGTACCGGGTGCGGACATCGGCCGGAAGCCGGTCGTCGCCGTCGCCAACAGCTTCACGGAGTTCGTCCCCGGTCACACCCACCTCGCGCCGGTCGGCAGGATCGTCAGCGAGGCGGTCGTCGCGGCCGGCGGCATCCCGCGCGAGTTCAACACGATCGCCGTCGACGACGGCATCGCGATGGGCCACGGCGGCATGCTGTACTCCCTGCCCTCCCGCGACCTGATCGCGGACAGCGTGGAGTACATGGTCGAGGCCCACTGCGCGGACGCCCTGATCTGCATCTCCAACTGCGACAAGATCACCCCGGGCATGCTCAACGCCGCCCTGCGGCTGAACATCCCGACGGTCTTCGTCTCCGGCGGCCCCATGGAGGCAGGCCGGGCGACGCTGGTCGACGGCACGGTCCGCACGCTGGACCTGATCGACGCGATGGTGGACGCCGCCAACGACAAGATCTCCGACGCGGACGTCCTGCGCATCGAGGAGAACGCCTGTCCGACCTGCGGCTCCTGCTCCGGCATGTTCACCGCCAACTCGATGAACTGCCTCACCGAGGCCATCGGCCTGTCCCTCCCGGGCAACGGCTCGGTCCTCGCCACCCACACGGCTCGCAGGGCGCTCTACGAGAACGCCGCCCGCACGGTCATGGACATCACCCGCCGCTACTACGAGCAGGACGACGACACGGTCCTGCCCCGCAGCGTCGCCACCGTCGCCGCGTTCGAGAACGCGATGGCGCTGGACATCGCCATGGGCGGTTCCACCAACACGATCCTGCACCTGCTGGCCGCGGCCCAGGAGGCGGAGGTGCCCTTCGGCCTGACCGAGATCGACGCCCTCTCGCGCCGCGTCCCCTGCCTGGCGAAGGTCGCGCCGAACGTCGCCAAGAGCCGTACGTACTACATGGAGGACGTGCACCGCGCGGGAGGCATCCCCGCCCTGCTCGGCGAACTGCACCGCGCCGGCCTGCTGAACGAGGACGTGTACTCCGTCCACAGCCCCACCCTGGCCGACTGGCTCAAGACCTGGGACATCCGAGGCGGCTCCCCGTCCCCGGAGGCTGTGGAGATGTGGCACGCCGCTCCCGGCTGCGTCCGCTCCGCCGAGGCGTTCTCCCAGTCCGAGCGCTGGGACACCCTCGACGAGGACGACGAGGGCGGCTGCATCCGCTCCGCCGAGCACGCGTACTCCAAGGACGGCGGCCTGGCCGTGCTGCGCGGCAACCTCGCCGTGGACGGCTGCGTGGTCAAGACGGCCGGCGTCGACGAGTCGATCTGGACCTTCGAGGGCCCGGCGGTCGTCTGCGAGTCCCAGGACGAGGCCGTCGAGAAGATCCTCACCAAGCAGGTCAAGGGGGGTGACGTCGTCGTCATCCGTTACGAGGGCCCCAAGGGCGGTCCCGGCATGCAGGAGATGCTCTACCCGACGTCGTACCTGAAGAGCCGCGGTCTCGGAAAGGCCTGCGCCCTGGTCACCGACGGCCGGTTCTCCGGCGGCACGTCCGGCCTCTCCCTCGGCCACGCCTCCCCGGAGGCGGCCTCGGGCGGCACCATCGCCCTGGTCGAGGACGGCGACCGCGTCCGCATCGACATCCCGAACCGCTCGGTCGAGCTGCTGGTCGACGACGCCGAGCTGGCCCGCCGCGAGCAGGCACTGGACGGCGTGTACGCCCCGAAGAACCGTGAACGCAAGGTCTCGGCGGCCCTGAAGGCGTACGCGGCGATGGCCACGAGCGCCGACAAGGGCGCGGTGCGGGACGTATCGAAGCTGGGCTGA
- a CDS encoding Ppx/GppA phosphatase family protein, whose amino-acid sequence MRLGVLDVGSNTVHLLVVDAHPGACPLPAHSHKAELRLAQLLDTDGSIGPGGLDRVIRVVRDALQAAEDKGVEELLPFATSAVRDARNAGEVLERVRRETGVELQVLTGPEEARLTFLAARRWFGWSAGKLLVIDIGGGSLEIAFGMDEEPDAAVSLPLGAGRLTGTRLPGDPPAPDDVRALRRHVRTEIARTVGEFSRLGPPDHVVATSKTFKQLARIAGAARSAEGLYVPRELKRQSLEGWASRLSAMTTAERAELPGVSEARAGQLVAGALVAEAAMDLFRVESVEICPWALREGVILRRLDHMGPA is encoded by the coding sequence ATGAGACTCGGTGTCCTCGACGTGGGTTCGAACACGGTGCATCTGCTGGTGGTGGACGCGCACCCCGGGGCGTGTCCGTTGCCCGCGCACTCCCACAAGGCGGAGCTGCGCCTCGCACAGCTGCTGGACACGGACGGATCGATCGGTCCCGGCGGTCTGGACCGGGTGATCCGGGTCGTCCGCGACGCACTCCAGGCCGCCGAGGACAAGGGTGTCGAGGAACTGCTGCCGTTCGCGACCTCGGCGGTGCGCGACGCCCGCAACGCCGGTGAGGTCCTGGAGCGCGTGCGCAGGGAGACCGGAGTCGAACTCCAGGTCCTCACCGGTCCGGAGGAGGCCCGGCTGACCTTTCTCGCCGCCCGCCGCTGGTTCGGCTGGTCGGCGGGAAAGCTGCTGGTCATCGACATCGGCGGTGGCTCGCTGGAGATCGCCTTCGGGATGGACGAGGAACCCGACGCCGCGGTGTCACTGCCGCTGGGCGCCGGCCGCCTCACAGGCACCCGGCTGCCCGGCGACCCGCCGGCGCCGGATGACGTCCGGGCGCTGCGCCGGCACGTTCGCACGGAGATCGCCCGTACGGTCGGCGAGTTCAGCCGCCTCGGCCCGCCGGACCACGTGGTGGCCACCTCCAAGACCTTCAAGCAGCTCGCCCGCATCGCGGGAGCCGCCCGCTCCGCCGAGGGCCTGTACGTCCCGCGCGAGCTGAAGCGCCAGTCCCTGGAGGGGTGGGCGTCGAGGCTGTCCGCGATGACCACCGCCGAGCGCGCCGAGCTGCCGGGCGTCTCCGAGGCGCGCGCGGGCCAGCTGGTCGCCGGGGCACTGGTCGCGGAGGCCGCGATGGACCTGTTCAGGGTGGAGTCCGTGGAGATCTGTCCCTGGGCGCTGCGCGAGGGCGTCATCCTGCGCCGCCTGGACCACATGGGGCCCGCGTAG
- a CDS encoding ABC transporter permease, with the protein MSTPRTTTLPPPPAATSALNLSRTLSTATRVLRQLRHDPRTIALMLLVPCLMLLLLRYVFDGSPRTFDNIGASLLGIFPLITMFLVTSIATLRERTSGTLERLLAMPLGKGDLIVGYALAFGAIAIVQSALATALAVWFLGLDVVGSPWLLLLVALLDALLGTALGLFVSAFAASEFQAVQFMPAVIFPQLLLCGLFTARENMHPVLETLSDVLPMSYAVDGMNEVLRHTDMTAAFVRDILIVAGCALLVLALGAATLRRRTA; encoded by the coding sequence ATGAGCACCCCCCGTACGACGACGCTCCCCCCGCCTCCTGCTGCGACGAGCGCCCTGAACCTCTCGCGCACCCTCTCCACCGCAACCCGGGTCCTGCGCCAACTCCGCCACGACCCGCGCACGATCGCGCTGATGCTGCTCGTCCCCTGCCTGATGCTGCTCCTGCTCCGCTACGTCTTCGACGGCAGCCCGCGCACCTTCGACAACATCGGCGCCTCGCTCCTCGGGATCTTCCCGCTGATCACGATGTTCCTGGTCACCTCGATCGCCACCCTGCGCGAGCGCACCTCCGGCACCCTCGAACGCCTCCTCGCCATGCCGCTCGGCAAGGGCGACCTGATCGTCGGCTACGCCCTCGCCTTCGGTGCGATCGCGATCGTCCAGTCCGCCCTGGCCACCGCGCTGGCGGTCTGGTTCCTGGGGCTCGACGTCGTCGGCAGCCCGTGGCTGCTGCTCCTGGTGGCCCTGCTCGACGCACTCCTCGGCACAGCCCTCGGCCTCTTCGTCTCGGCCTTCGCGGCCTCGGAATTCCAGGCGGTGCAGTTCATGCCGGCAGTGATCTTCCCCCAGCTCCTGCTGTGCGGCCTCTTCACCGCACGCGAGAACATGCACCCCGTCCTGGAGACCCTCTCCGACGTCCTCCCCATGTCCTACGCCGTCGACGGCATGAACGAGGTCCTGCGGCACACGGACATGACCGCCGCCTTCGTCCGCGACATCCTGATCGTCGCCGGCTGCGCCCTGCTGGTGCTCGCCCTCGGTGCGGCAACCCTCCGCCGCAGGACGGCCTGA
- a CDS encoding serine/threonine-protein kinase: MAPQRDVGAGAEAELPEYAGHYRLESCLGSGGMGVVHLARSTSGLKLAVKVVHAEFARDREFRGRFRQEVAAARRVSGAFTAPVVDADPEAGRPWMATLFIPGPTLAQHVKRNGPMPPPQLRRLMAGLAEGLRDIHRVGVVHRDLKPSNVLLAEDGPKVIDFGISRPEDSELRTETGKLIGTPPFMAPEQFRSPREVGPSADIFALGSLLAHAATGRGPFDSDSPYVVAYQVVHDEPDLTGVPEELTPLVLRCLAKEPEERPSPDALMRELRSVAASYDTQTFMTAQAFIPAQRTDPGADSAGAVAARQEVPDAEDRDAEDRDAEDRDAAGAGPAAAPGPGAVRRGGPAAARRSVRPPLSKRALVGGGALALAVFGTLLSVQLLGDEPPARQRTAGTRTTPDAFRAWEAAPSGKPGSPQCSYGADRLVCALAGSVFALDPDDGRLLWRHATARTSVSGPPVVSGGLVQPALELGSGPEALDPGSGKPRWRQDAAEYNGLTGAGDMLLLTGADGTATGMDSASGDVLWTGRVPGHDAPYFRTFAGDPLAYVASTSDDGSSTRVTAVDPRSGAVRWDARLEGMLTPVGITGEAVVLAFDDPVLGDTQALVRYTPGSGETRRVTLPVPLAQGHGTVHGNIAYLTGTGGRLVAVDMAALRQRWSLETGVARGSAPVADGRHVYFTAPDGRLLAVDAREGRLAGQTAPRMGDHPDRVAATLPEPVIADGHVHATAPDGTVFAVDGRDPVDW; this comes from the coding sequence ATGGCGCCACAGCGGGACGTCGGAGCGGGTGCGGAAGCGGAACTTCCCGAGTACGCCGGTCACTACCGTCTCGAGTCCTGCCTCGGCTCCGGTGGAATGGGTGTGGTCCATCTGGCCCGGAGTACGTCCGGGCTGAAACTCGCGGTGAAGGTCGTGCACGCCGAGTTCGCGCGGGACCGCGAGTTCAGGGGGCGTTTCCGCCAGGAGGTCGCGGCGGCACGGCGGGTGAGCGGCGCCTTCACCGCGCCGGTCGTCGACGCCGACCCGGAGGCCGGACGGCCCTGGATGGCCACGCTGTTCATCCCCGGCCCGACGCTCGCCCAGCATGTGAAGCGGAACGGGCCCATGCCCCCACCGCAGTTACGCAGGCTGATGGCCGGACTCGCGGAGGGGCTGCGGGACATCCACCGGGTCGGGGTCGTGCACCGCGATCTCAAACCCAGCAACGTACTGCTCGCCGAGGACGGGCCGAAGGTCATAGATTTCGGCATATCCCGGCCAGAGGACAGCGAGCTGCGGACCGAGACCGGGAAGTTGATCGGCACCCCGCCCTTCATGGCGCCCGAGCAGTTCCGGAGTCCCCGTGAGGTGGGGCCCTCCGCCGACATCTTCGCGCTCGGTTCGCTCTTGGCACACGCCGCTACCGGGCGTGGGCCGTTCGACTCCGACAGCCCGTACGTCGTCGCCTACCAGGTGGTGCACGACGAGCCCGATCTGACCGGCGTGCCGGAGGAACTCACCCCGCTGGTGCTGCGCTGCCTGGCCAAGGAACCCGAGGAGCGGCCCTCCCCCGACGCGTTGATGCGGGAACTGCGCTCCGTCGCGGCCTCGTACGACACCCAGACCTTCATGACCGCCCAGGCCTTCATACCGGCGCAGCGGACGGACCCGGGAGCGGACTCGGCGGGGGCCGTGGCCGCCCGTCAGGAGGTGCCCGACGCGGAGGACCGGGACGCGGAGGACCGGGACGCGGAGGACCGGGACGCGGCCGGGGCCGGGCCCGCCGCCGCGCCCGGCCCTGGTGCCGTCCGCCGCGGCGGCCCGGCGGCGGCCCGGCGTTCCGTGCGGCCTCCCCTCAGCAAGCGGGCACTGGTCGGGGGCGGGGCGCTCGCCCTGGCCGTGTTCGGCACGCTCCTCTCCGTCCAGTTGCTCGGCGACGAGCCCCCGGCCCGGCAGAGAACCGCCGGCACACGGACCACACCGGACGCGTTCCGGGCGTGGGAGGCGGCGCCGTCGGGCAAGCCGGGCAGCCCGCAGTGCTCGTACGGGGCCGACCGGCTGGTGTGTGCCCTGGCGGGGTCGGTGTTCGCCCTCGACCCCGACGACGGCCGCCTGCTGTGGCGGCACGCCACCGCGCGGACGTCGGTGAGCGGACCGCCGGTCGTGTCGGGCGGGCTCGTGCAGCCCGCCCTGGAATTGGGCAGCGGCCCGGAGGCACTCGACCCGGGCTCGGGGAAGCCCCGGTGGCGGCAGGACGCCGCCGAGTACAACGGCCTGACCGGAGCCGGGGACATGCTGCTGCTCACCGGCGCCGACGGCACGGCCACCGGCATGGACAGCGCCTCGGGCGACGTGCTGTGGACCGGGCGGGTGCCGGGGCACGACGCTCCGTACTTCCGCACGTTCGCGGGGGATCCGCTGGCCTACGTGGCAAGCACGTCGGACGACGGTTCCAGCACGCGGGTCACGGCGGTCGATCCGCGGTCCGGTGCGGTGCGCTGGGACGCCCGGCTGGAGGGCATGCTGACGCCGGTCGGCATCACGGGCGAGGCGGTCGTCCTCGCCTTCGACGACCCGGTCCTCGGCGACACGCAGGCCCTGGTCCGCTACACACCGGGCAGCGGGGAGACGCGCCGGGTGACGCTGCCCGTACCGCTGGCCCAGGGGCACGGCACCGTGCACGGGAACATCGCCTATCTGACGGGAACCGGCGGCAGGCTGGTGGCCGTCGACATGGCCGCGCTGCGGCAGCGGTGGAGCCTGGAGACGGGTGTCGCCCGCGGGTCCGCGCCGGTCGCGGACGGGCGGCACGTCTACTTCACGGCGCCGGACGGCCGGCTGCTCGCCGTGGACGCGCGCGAGGGACGGCTGGCCGGGCAGACGGCACCCCGGATGGGTGACCACCCCGACCGCGTGGCCGCCACCCTGCCGGAACCGGTGATCGCCGACGGCCATGTCCACGCCACAGCCCCCGACGGCACGGTCTTCGCCGTGGACGGCCGCGACCCGGTGGACTGGTAG
- a CDS encoding sugar phosphate isomerase/epimerase family protein yields the protein MADPAVRIPDAKVALSTASVYPESTATAFEIAARLGYDGVEVMVWTDPVSQDIEALRRLSDYHRIPVLAVHAPCLLITQRVWSTDPWTKLQRARSAAERLGAATVVVHPPFRWQRQYARDFVDGIWRMADETDVRFAVENMYPWRYRDREMLAYAPDWDVTKDDYRHFTMDLSHASTSRTDTLGMLDRMGDRLGHLHLADGRGSAKDEHLVPGRGDQPCAEVLERLAHSGFDGHVVIEVNTRRAMSGAEREADLEEALAFTRLHLASAASALRTPRR from the coding sequence GTGGCAGATCCAGCGGTGCGCATCCCGGATGCGAAGGTCGCTCTGTCGACGGCCTCCGTCTATCCGGAGTCGACGGCGACGGCCTTCGAGATCGCCGCGCGCCTCGGGTACGACGGTGTCGAGGTCATGGTGTGGACCGATCCGGTCAGCCAGGACATCGAGGCGTTGCGCCGGCTCAGCGACTACCACCGCATCCCCGTCCTCGCCGTGCACGCCCCCTGCCTGCTCATCACGCAGCGCGTGTGGTCCACCGACCCCTGGACCAAGCTCCAGCGGGCCCGTTCCGCCGCCGAGAGGCTCGGTGCCGCCACGGTCGTCGTCCATCCGCCGTTCCGCTGGCAGCGCCAGTACGCCCGCGACTTCGTCGACGGAATCTGGCGGATGGCGGACGAGACGGATGTGCGGTTCGCCGTCGAGAACATGTACCCCTGGCGCTACCGCGACCGCGAGATGCTCGCCTACGCCCCCGACTGGGACGTCACCAAGGACGACTACCGCCACTTCACGATGGATCTCAGCCACGCCTCGACATCCCGTACCGACACCCTCGGGATGCTCGACCGCATGGGCGACCGCCTCGGTCACCTCCACCTCGCCGACGGCCGGGGCTCGGCCAAGGACGAGCATCTCGTGCCCGGCCGCGGTGACCAGCCCTGCGCCGAGGTGCTGGAGCGCCTCGCCCACAGTGGCTTCGACGGCCATGTCGTCATCGAGGTCAACACCCGCCGCGCCATGTCCGGCGCCGAGCGCGAGGCCGACCTGGAGGAGGCGCTGGCGTTCACCCGCCTGCACCTGGCGTCGGCGGCCTCGGCGCTGCGGACACCGCGCCGATGA
- a CDS encoding cysteine hydrolase family protein → MDIAENAALVVVDVQQGFEDLGFWGRRNHPGADENIAALIDVWQASGRPVVFVRHDSVVPGSPLRPGQPGNGFKEYVEQRRGRGGGSAELLVTKSVNSAFHGTPDLGVRLRDAGISQVVLVGIQTNMCVETTARVGGNLGYDVVVVFDATYTFDVEGPFGWRRSADEAAQASAVTLHGGGFARVVRSQDVLAGTR, encoded by the coding sequence ATGGACATCGCGGAGAACGCGGCGCTGGTGGTCGTCGACGTGCAGCAGGGTTTCGAGGACCTCGGTTTCTGGGGACGGCGCAACCATCCCGGGGCGGACGAGAACATCGCCGCGCTGATCGACGTGTGGCAGGCGTCGGGACGGCCGGTGGTGTTCGTGCGGCACGACTCGGTCGTGCCGGGGTCACCCCTGCGGCCGGGGCAGCCGGGCAACGGGTTCAAGGAGTACGTGGAACAGCGGCGCGGGAGGGGAGGTGGGAGCGCCGAGTTGCTGGTGACCAAGAGCGTGAACTCGGCGTTCCACGGCACCCCTGATCTCGGCGTCCGGCTGCGGGACGCGGGGATCTCCCAGGTGGTGCTGGTCGGGATCCAGACCAACATGTGTGTGGAGACGACGGCCCGGGTGGGCGGGAACCTCGGGTACGACGTGGTGGTCGTGTTCGACGCGACGTACACCTTCGACGTGGAGGGCCCGTTCGGCTGGCGGCGCAGCGCGGACGAGGCGGCACAGGCGTCGGCGGTGACGTTGCACGGGGGCGGGTTCGCACGGGTGGTGAGGTCGCAGGACGTACTCGCCGGAACGAGGTGA
- a CDS encoding ABC transporter ATP-binding protein, whose amino-acid sequence MVNYSSGPPRPDTGEGPGEHDPAVRAQDLTVVRGPRTVLRGLDFTVPRGQVTGLLGPSGCGKSTLMRAIVGTQAKVTGTLDVLGLPAGHPTLRTRIGYVTQAPSVYDDLTVRQNLDYFASVLDPGLPPARIRSRGGTPVAADRRRDSVTRAIADVDLTTHADALAGNLSGGQRNRVSLAVALLGTPELLVLDEPTVGLDPVLRRDLWQLFHAIATERGASLLISSHVMDEAERCDRLLLMRAGEILADDTPDTLRTGTGSDTVEAAFLHLVDAAVAASRTKETSR is encoded by the coding sequence ATGGTGAATTACTCCTCCGGCCCTCCACGCCCGGACACCGGCGAGGGCCCCGGCGAGCACGACCCCGCCGTCCGGGCCCAGGACCTCACCGTCGTCCGAGGCCCCCGCACCGTCCTGCGCGGCCTCGACTTCACCGTTCCCCGCGGGCAGGTCACCGGGCTCCTCGGCCCCTCCGGCTGCGGCAAGTCGACCCTGATGCGGGCCATCGTCGGCACCCAGGCCAAGGTCACCGGCACGCTGGACGTGCTCGGCCTCCCAGCGGGCCACCCCACCCTGCGCACCCGCATCGGCTACGTCACCCAGGCCCCCTCGGTCTACGACGACCTGACGGTCCGGCAGAACCTCGACTACTTCGCCTCGGTTCTCGACCCCGGCCTTCCCCCCGCTCGAATTCGCTCGCGCGGGGGTACCCCCGTCGCCGCGGACCGCCGCCGGGACAGCGTCACCCGGGCCATCGCCGACGTCGACCTCACCACGCACGCCGACGCCCTCGCCGGCAACCTCTCCGGCGGCCAGCGCAACCGCGTCTCCCTCGCCGTCGCCCTCCTCGGCACCCCCGAACTGCTGGTCCTCGACGAACCCACGGTCGGCCTCGACCCCGTCCTGCGCCGGGACCTCTGGCAGCTCTTCCACGCCATCGCCACCGAACGGGGCGCCAGCCTGCTGATCTCCTCCCACGTCATGGACGAGGCCGAGCGCTGTGACCGCCTCCTGCTCATGCGCGCGGGCGAGATCCTCGCCGACGACACCCCCGACACCCTGCGCACCGGCACCGGATCCGACACCGTCGAGGCGGCCTTCCTGCACCTGGTGGACGCGGCCGTCGCAGCAAGCCGCACGAAGGAGACCTCACGATGA
- the proC gene encoding pyrroline-5-carboxylate reductase → MAQKVAVLGTGKIGEALLSGMIRAGWAPADLLVTTRRQERADELRARHGVTPVSNPEAAKTADTLILTVKPQDMGTLLDELAPHVPADRLVISGAAGIPTSFYEDRLAAGTPVVRVMTNTPALVDEAMSVISAGSHATPEHLAHTEEIFGAVGKTLRVPESQQDACTALSGSGPAYFYYLVEAMTDAGILLGLPRDKAHDLIVQSAIGAATMLRDSGEHPVRLRENVTSPAGTTVNAIRELENHGVRAALIAALEAARDRSRELASGTKD, encoded by the coding sequence ATGGCTCAGAAAGTCGCAGTCCTCGGCACCGGCAAGATCGGTGAGGCCCTGCTCAGCGGAATGATCCGCGCCGGCTGGGCCCCCGCCGACCTCCTGGTCACCACCCGCCGCCAGGAGCGGGCCGACGAACTCCGCGCCCGCCACGGAGTCACCCCGGTCTCCAACCCCGAAGCCGCCAAGACCGCCGACACCCTGATCCTCACGGTCAAACCGCAGGACATGGGCACCCTCCTGGACGAGCTGGCCCCGCATGTCCCCGCCGACCGCCTGGTCATCAGCGGCGCCGCCGGCATCCCCACCTCCTTCTACGAGGACCGCCTGGCCGCCGGCACCCCGGTCGTCCGCGTCATGACGAACACCCCCGCCCTGGTCGACGAGGCCATGTCGGTCATCTCCGCCGGCAGCCACGCCACCCCGGAACACCTCGCCCACACCGAGGAGATCTTCGGCGCCGTCGGCAAGACGCTCCGTGTCCCGGAGTCGCAGCAGGACGCCTGCACCGCCCTCTCCGGCTCCGGCCCGGCGTACTTCTACTACCTGGTCGAAGCCATGACGGACGCCGGCATCCTGCTCGGCCTGCCCCGTGACAAGGCCCACGACCTGATCGTCCAGTCCGCGATCGGCGCCGCGACCATGCTCCGCGACAGCGGCGAGCACCCCGTACGGCTCCGCGAGAACGTCACGTCCCCCGCCGGCACCACCGTCAACGCCATCCGCGAACTCGAGAACCACGGCGTACGAGCCGCCCTCATCGCCGCCCTCGAAGCCGCCCGCGACCGCAGCCGCGAACTGGCCTCCGGCACCAAGGACTGA